A stretch of Candidatus Lokiarchaeota archaeon DNA encodes these proteins:
- a CDS encoding formate C-acetyltransferase/glycerol dehydratase family glycyl radical enzyme, which produces MTQRTQRMKRRMLEASPTLSAERANLFTEYLRKHEDESQMLRLAKAFEHVLENMTIRIEPEERIVGNMGPTPRSCQVFPEYSWTWINDELDTLSERETEPFQISETDKDTLREVFQYWEGKSTAEICNEKMPEEAKKAAEAGLFTIGAPGTGIGHVTVDYREVLNQGLQSILERVESLKQKYPRDKNKQEFYRSVEIELKAVIKFAHRFAERAEDLAARETDSQRKDELKSIANICRRVPEKPARTYWEALQSFWFIHLLVQTESNGHSISAGRFDQYMLPFYHQDIESGKLTEEEATELIEMLWIKFTSLIKLRDEYYSRAFAGHPMFQNLTIGGQNAEGEDTCNELTDLIIEATGNIHLTQPTVSFRWHPDTPEEYKLKVTDLISKGLGMPGLFNDEIIMPMMVKKGVEKNEAYDYSILGCVEPIVEGKSDVRPNIGYVNLLKILEVTLNNGTDPITGMQVGIETGNPREFESLEELWEAYESQLKHAISLLTRADRMAAQVLADEKPTPFISALLQDCIGEGVTMQEGGSKYNSGGIMGVGIGNVADSLQVIREFVFRTEELDMSTLLDVLANNYHENEALRVRFENEVANYGNDIDEVDELAKRTGKVFCTTIQSKMTTRDAPYHGALFSVSMYIPMGERVGATPDGRKAGTMLSDGVSPTQNRDVKGPTSAMKSVAKLDHGCCYNGTLYNMKFTPSIFKNRENRKKFISLVNAYFQLGGLHVQFNVVDRETLEEAKIHPKQHRNLIVRVAGYSAYFIELDPFVQEEIITRTEFAGN; this is translated from the coding sequence ATGACCCAGAGAACCCAGCGTATGAAGCGACGAATGCTTGAGGCGTCACCAACTCTTTCTGCTGAACGTGCTAATCTCTTCACAGAGTATCTAAGGAAGCATGAAGATGAAAGCCAGATGCTCAGACTTGCCAAGGCGTTTGAGCACGTGCTTGAAAACATGACAATTCGAATAGAACCGGAAGAGCGAATTGTTGGCAATATGGGCCCGACACCACGTTCATGTCAGGTTTTTCCGGAATACAGCTGGACATGGATAAACGACGAGCTGGATACTCTTAGCGAACGAGAAACGGAACCCTTCCAGATTAGTGAAACCGATAAGGATACCCTTAGAGAAGTGTTCCAGTATTGGGAAGGCAAGAGTACAGCAGAAATTTGCAATGAGAAGATGCCTGAAGAAGCAAAGAAAGCGGCAGAAGCAGGCTTGTTCACTATCGGGGCTCCAGGCACAGGAATCGGTCATGTTACTGTTGATTATCGAGAAGTACTAAACCAAGGTTTACAATCAATCCTCGAACGGGTAGAATCATTGAAGCAGAAATATCCAAGAGACAAAAATAAACAGGAGTTTTACCGCTCCGTAGAAATCGAACTAAAGGCAGTAATCAAATTCGCACATAGATTCGCTGAACGGGCTGAAGACCTAGCGGCTCGTGAGACCGATTCTCAGCGAAAAGATGAACTGAAATCGATAGCCAATATATGTAGAAGAGTACCCGAAAAACCGGCGCGTACGTACTGGGAGGCCCTGCAGTCATTCTGGTTCATTCACCTTCTTGTACAGACCGAATCCAATGGCCATTCAATATCCGCAGGTCGATTCGACCAGTATATGCTACCTTTCTACCACCAAGATATCGAATCGGGTAAGCTTACTGAGGAAGAAGCAACAGAACTTATCGAAATGCTCTGGATTAAATTCACATCTTTGATCAAGTTGAGAGATGAGTATTATAGCAGAGCCTTTGCAGGGCATCCGATGTTCCAGAACCTGACTATCGGGGGTCAGAACGCCGAAGGTGAGGATACATGTAACGAACTCACCGATTTGATTATTGAGGCAACTGGAAACATCCACCTGACTCAACCAACCGTTTCCTTCCGTTGGCACCCGGATACTCCCGAGGAGTACAAACTCAAAGTCACAGACCTCATCTCAAAGGGCTTGGGCATGCCAGGTCTATTCAATGATGAAATCATCATGCCCATGATGGTGAAAAAGGGGGTCGAAAAGAATGAAGCCTACGATTATTCCATTCTCGGTTGCGTTGAGCCCATTGTTGAAGGGAAATCAGATGTGCGCCCAAATATCGGATATGTCAATCTCCTGAAGATTCTCGAGGTGACACTCAATAATGGTACTGACCCAATCACGGGTATGCAAGTTGGCATAGAAACAGGAAATCCTCGTGAATTCGAATCTCTTGAAGAACTCTGGGAAGCTTATGAATCGCAGCTGAAACACGCCATTAGTCTTCTTACCAGAGCTGACAGAATGGCAGCCCAAGTACTTGCAGATGAGAAACCAACACCTTTCATTTCGGCTCTCCTGCAGGATTGCATTGGAGAGGGCGTGACAATGCAAGAGGGCGGCTCAAAATACAATAGTGGAGGCATAATGGGCGTCGGAATTGGCAATGTGGCAGACTCACTCCAAGTCATACGTGAATTCGTCTTCAGAACTGAAGAGCTCGATATGAGCACTCTACTGGATGTACTCGCCAACAACTACCATGAGAACGAAGCTCTCAGAGTCAGATTTGAAAACGAGGTCGCCAATTACGGAAACGACATTGACGAAGTAGACGAATTGGCAAAAAGGACTGGAAAAGTGTTCTGTACAACTATTCAGAGCAAGATGACTACAAGAGATGCACCCTATCATGGGGCGCTCTTTTCGGTGTCGATGTATATTCCAATGGGCGAGCGTGTTGGCGCAACACCGGATGGGCGTAAAGCCGGTACCATGCTCTCTGACGGGGTATCTCCAACACAGAATAGGGATGTAAAAGGCCCTACTTCAGCAATGAAATCCGTTGCCAAGCTGGATCATGGCTGCTGTTACAATGGAACCCTTTACAATATGAAATTCACGCCAAGCATATTCAAGAATAGAGAGAATAGAAAGAAATTCATCTCGCTGGTGAATGCCTATTTCCAACTAGGTGGCTTGCACGTTCAGTTCAATGTAGTTGACAGGGAGACCCTTGAAGAAGCAAAGATTCATCCAAAACAGCATAGGAACCTTATAGTTCGAGTAGCTGGGTATAGCGCGTATTTCATCGAATTAGATCCATTTGTACAAGAGGAAATAATAACTAGAACTGAATTTGCAGGAAACTAG
- a CDS encoding aminotransferase class I/II-fold pyridoxal phosphate-dependent enzyme: protein MELNTSVQAMLAKRNQTVPHSEIRKMYNMALERSDVLDLTAGVPDFDTPLYIKEAAKEAIDQGYTKYTHNAGLMEVRKAFAKKAKKDNGIDIDPTSQVICTAGGMGGLLLANMVLVEPGDEVMYPDPGFVSHYAHVKLAEGKPVPIQLKQEHDFGMWAEDIEELITDKTKLLVVNSPNNPTGGITTEDELRKIADLAIKHDFYVLSDEAYEKYYYTDEAPISIGSLPGMEERTISLFSLSKSYAMTGWRIGFATGPEEIIDAMVHLQEHVIAMPTSISQKAGQAAVEGPQDCITEMRETFTRRRRIMVEGLKEIEGINLAAPGGAFYAFPDVQAYGKKSWDLAIDILENTKVVTVHGSAFGRFGEGFLRLCYATSTERINKALDLLGDYLPTLLN, encoded by the coding sequence ATGGAACTAAACACGTCGGTGCAAGCAATGTTGGCCAAAAGAAACCAAACCGTGCCGCACAGCGAAATCCGCAAAATGTACAACATGGCCCTAGAGAGAAGCGATGTGCTTGACTTAACAGCAGGAGTTCCCGATTTTGATACACCTCTGTATATCAAAGAGGCTGCCAAAGAAGCGATAGACCAAGGCTATACAAAGTACACACACAATGCGGGGCTTATGGAGGTCAGAAAAGCATTTGCAAAGAAAGCCAAGAAAGACAATGGCATTGACATAGATCCCACTAGTCAAGTCATTTGTACAGCTGGAGGAATGGGCGGCCTTTTGCTTGCGAACATGGTGCTGGTTGAACCAGGTGACGAAGTCATGTATCCCGATCCTGGATTTGTGAGCCATTACGCACACGTTAAGCTAGCTGAGGGAAAACCAGTACCGATTCAATTGAAGCAGGAACATGATTTTGGTATGTGGGCAGAAGATATCGAGGAATTGATTACAGACAAGACCAAGCTTCTCGTTGTTAATAGCCCAAACAATCCAACAGGCGGGATTACAACAGAGGATGAACTTCGGAAGATTGCAGACTTAGCAATCAAGCACGATTTTTACGTTCTTTCTGATGAAGCTTACGAGAAGTACTACTACACTGATGAAGCGCCGATTTCGATAGGTTCTCTACCCGGTATGGAAGAGCGTACGATATCGCTCTTCTCATTATCAAAGAGCTACGCAATGACAGGCTGGCGAATCGGCTTCGCAACGGGGCCAGAGGAAATCATAGACGCCATGGTTCATCTTCAAGAGCATGTGATTGCCATGCCCACTTCAATATCTCAGAAAGCCGGCCAAGCAGCAGTAGAAGGCCCACAGGACTGCATAACAGAGATGCGAGAAACATTCACTAGAAGACGAAGAATCATGGTTGAAGGACTGAAGGAAATCGAAGGAATAAACCTTGCAGCTCCAGGAGGAGCATTCTACGCCTTTCCAGATGTGCAAGCATATGGAAAGAAATCATGGGACCTTGCCATAGACATTCTTGAAAACACGAAAGTTGTAACCGTTCATGGTTCAGCTTTCGGACGCTTCGGTGAAGGTTTCTTGAGGCTTTGCTATGCAACATCTACAGAACGAATCAACAAAGCACTAGATCTACTCGGCGATTATCTTCCAACGCTATTGAATTAG
- a CDS encoding uroporphyrinogen decarboxylase — translation MVKEAMKSRKRFYKAYNHEEPDRVPLDMWITPQAHKSAREYLGIEAEQTQQWGIMSSWMISEEMLKRLHIDFRRVYMKPGSDFEPTEYPDGTVDTEFGFRGKWVGLYWEILHHPWAEFTEVEQVENYDWPDPEDPARMEGVVERAKYLHEETDYAVVGMVGGPWGVFEICAHYMRGFEKFLIDLMSRPKLAAAMMDKSMNLALEMNRVLLDETKEYLDIVLVGDDLGHQNGLIMSPKMYREHIKPRHEKIYQDIHKRAPNVKVMYHSCGAVEPMIEDLMEVGVDILNPIQPLAKGMDSFKLKEKYGNRLTFHGGIDLQEAMSAVGTIEDLENEIETRIKALAPEGGYILAPAHNIQPDSTPEKVVHMYDYAKEKGTYPISL, via the coding sequence ATGGTGAAAGAAGCCATGAAGTCGCGAAAGAGATTCTACAAAGCATATAATCATGAAGAACCAGATCGCGTGCCATTAGATATGTGGATCACTCCACAGGCTCACAAGAGCGCTCGTGAGTATCTTGGAATTGAAGCAGAACAAACGCAACAATGGGGAATAATGAGTTCATGGATGATTTCTGAAGAAATGCTTAAGCGGCTTCATATAGACTTCAGACGAGTATACATGAAACCAGGATCAGATTTCGAACCAACAGAGTATCCTGATGGTACCGTGGATACAGAATTTGGTTTTCGTGGAAAATGGGTAGGTTTGTATTGGGAGATACTACACCATCCATGGGCTGAATTCACCGAGGTTGAACAAGTTGAAAACTATGACTGGCCCGACCCAGAAGATCCAGCACGAATGGAGGGCGTTGTTGAGAGAGCCAAATACCTCCACGAAGAAACGGATTACGCAGTTGTAGGAATGGTTGGAGGCCCATGGGGGGTATTCGAAATATGTGCGCACTACATGCGCGGATTTGAGAAGTTCCTCATTGATTTGATGTCAAGACCGAAGCTAGCAGCTGCCATGATGGACAAATCGATGAATCTCGCTTTGGAGATGAACAGAGTCCTACTTGATGAAACCAAGGAGTACCTCGACATCGTGCTTGTGGGGGATGATTTAGGTCATCAGAATGGATTGATAATGTCACCGAAAATGTATCGGGAGCATATCAAGCCTAGACACGAGAAGATATACCAAGATATCCACAAACGGGCTCCAAACGTGAAGGTCATGTACCACTCGTGTGGTGCCGTTGAACCTATGATTGAGGATCTCATGGAGGTGGGGGTGGATATTCTCAATCCTATACAGCCGCTTGCCAAGGGTATGGACTCGTTCAAACTGAAAGAGAAGTATGGGAATCGCCTCACATTTCATGGTGGCATTGATTTACAGGAGGCTATGTCTGCTGTTGGAACGATTGAGGATCTTGAGAATGAGATAGAGACCCGAATCAAGGCCCTTGCTCCAGAGGGAGGTTACATCCTTGCTCCTGCCCATAACATACAGCCTGATTCTACACCGGAGAAAGTTGTCCATATGTACGACTATGCGAAAGAGAAGGGAACCTATCCAATTTCGCTATAG
- a CDS encoding FAD-binding protein, translating into MFMLSRDIVGAMPEPDTETVTKLLGEIVGSERVTDKDFDIIAYSRDLSPAKPKKATHIVMPESREEIQKILALANEHDIPIYLRGGGTSHWDAFLPQEPGILLDLSLMNEVLHIDERDLTVTVEPNVTWAKLDKELRKHDLTYLCSEAGGPAMTVGGSVMKAGGGPHGTAKFGFHGNSDIISLEMVLPNGDVVNTGSAAWPSAGKFKRQCLGPDVAGLFIGAEGSLGVCTELTLRIRPTSDYKERLFMIMPTLDEVVEIGHFINYHVGDELLNGFYLAVDPAAPETFVVMMDIFGYEEELIEHRKEKIIEKVEELGGEMQDSAPADDYYDRILTGLTDIFAAGVWHFFGSGSLRIDDIKFLYDVWKEELIEKRGYRKAAFGGQVLPRNWLAFMVANYEEPEEWDEMMEIADEINEIVLNGPVVPYGIGGKHGLRPFLRARDTGYYRLLKEIKRTVDPNNILQRGIFFAEEDLE; encoded by the coding sequence ATGTTTATGTTATCACGCGATATCGTGGGTGCTATGCCAGAGCCTGACACAGAGACGGTCACAAAACTACTTGGTGAAATCGTTGGCTCGGAACGAGTGACTGACAAGGATTTTGATATCATTGCATATTCTCGTGATTTGAGTCCTGCCAAACCAAAGAAAGCTACACATATCGTGATGCCTGAATCAAGAGAGGAAATCCAGAAGATTCTCGCATTGGCCAATGAGCATGATATTCCAATCTATCTCCGTGGTGGTGGAACCTCTCATTGGGATGCTTTTCTACCTCAGGAACCCGGTATCCTGCTGGACCTGTCACTGATGAACGAAGTCCTTCATATCGATGAGCGGGATCTTACCGTGACTGTCGAGCCTAATGTCACTTGGGCTAAGCTTGACAAGGAACTGCGGAAACACGATCTTACCTATCTGTGTAGTGAAGCGGGCGGACCTGCAATGACCGTCGGTGGGTCTGTTATGAAAGCGGGCGGAGGACCCCACGGTACGGCGAAGTTTGGTTTCCATGGCAACTCTGACATTATCAGTCTTGAAATGGTTTTGCCAAATGGTGACGTAGTCAACACAGGATCAGCCGCCTGGCCGAGTGCTGGCAAATTCAAACGGCAGTGCTTGGGGCCTGATGTTGCTGGTCTCTTTATCGGTGCTGAAGGAAGTCTAGGAGTGTGCACCGAGCTAACCCTGAGGATTCGGCCTACCTCTGATTACAAAGAACGCTTGTTCATGATTATGCCGACGCTGGATGAAGTTGTTGAAATTGGCCATTTCATCAATTATCACGTTGGCGATGAATTATTGAATGGCTTCTATTTGGCTGTTGACCCGGCTGCGCCCGAAACCTTTGTTGTCATGATGGATATATTTGGCTACGAAGAGGAACTGATTGAGCATCGTAAGGAAAAGATAATCGAGAAGGTTGAGGAATTAGGGGGAGAAATGCAGGATAGTGCTCCAGCCGATGATTACTACGATCGGATTCTAACAGGCCTTACTGATATCTTCGCAGCTGGTGTTTGGCACTTCTTCGGTTCTGGCTCCTTGCGGATTGATGATATCAAGTTCCTGTATGATGTCTGGAAGGAGGAGCTGATTGAGAAACGTGGTTACAGGAAAGCTGCGTTCGGTGGCCAAGTTCTCCCTAGGAACTGGCTTGCATTCATGGTAGCAAACTATGAGGAGCCAGAAGAATGGGACGAGATGATGGAAATAGCGGACGAAATCAATGAAATTGTATTAAACGGGCCTGTGGTTCCGTACGGTATTGGAGGAAAGCATGGACTCCGTCCTTTCCTACGGGCACGGGACACTGGATACTACCGGCTTCTGAAAGAAATCAAACGAACGGTTGACCCGAACAACATACTCCAACGTGGCATATTTTTTGCAGAGGAGGATTTAGAATGA